The proteins below are encoded in one region of Hordeum vulgare subsp. vulgare chromosome 3H, MorexV3_pseudomolecules_assembly, whole genome shotgun sequence:
- the LOC123444450 gene encoding phosphoenolpyruvate carboxylase, housekeeping isozyme, whose protein sequence is MARNAADKATSIDAQLRLLAPKKLSEDDKLVEYDALLIERFLGILQGLQGDKIRETVQECYELAAEYERTLDPKQLDEIGNLLARLDPEDSIVTAKSLSHMLILANLAEEVQIAYRRRQKLKSGDFADENSATTESDIEETLNRLVTQLKKSPLEVFDALKNQTVDLVLTAHPTQSVRRSLLQKHGRIRNCLTRLYAKDITPDEKQELDEALQREIQAAFRTDEIRRAPPTPQDEMRAGMSYFHETIWKGVPKFLRRVDTALKNIGIKERVPYNAPLIQFSSWMGGDRDGNPRVTPEVTRDVCLLARMMAANLYYAQIEDLMFELSMWRCSDELRVKAGQLHRASKKDTTKHYIEFWKQVPPSEPYRVILSDVRDKLYNTRERSRHLLASGFSEIPDDAIFTDVEQFLEPLELCYRSLCACGDHAIADGNLLDFLRQVSTFGLSLVRLDIRQESERHTDVMDAITKYLGVGSYREWSEEKRQEWLLSELNGKRPLFGPDLPKTNEVAEVLDTFHVLAELPSDSFGAYVISMATAPSDVLAVELLQRECHVKTPLRVVPLFEKLADLEAAPAALARLFSVEWYRNRINGKQEVMIGYSDSGKDAGRFSAGWQLYKAQEELIKVAKAFGVKLTMFHGRGGTVGRGGGPTHLAILSQPPETIHGSLRVTVQGEVIEQSFGEEHLCFRTLQRFTAATLEHGMHPPISPKPEWRDLMDEMAVVATEEYRSIVFQEPRFVEYFRLATPELEYGRMNIGSRPSKRKPSGGIESLRAIPWIFAWTQTRFHLPVWLGFGAAFKHVLQKDIRNLQTLQEMYNGWPFFRVTIDLVEMVFAKGDPGIAALYDKLLVSDDLWPFGERLRANYEETKQLLLQVAGHKDLLEGDPYLRQSLRLRDSYITTLNVCQAYTLKRIRDPSFHSQPGPHLSKEIMEPGKSAAELVKLNPTSEYAPGLEDTLILTMKGIAAGMQNTG, encoded by the exons GTCCAGGAATGCTATGAGTTAGCTGCTGAGTATGAACGCACTCTTGACCCTAAGCAGCTAGATGAGATTGGGAATCTATTAGCCCGGTTGGATCCTGAAGACTCCATTGTGACAGCCAAGTCATTATCGCACATGCTTATCCTGGCAAACTTGGCCGAGGAGGTCCAGATTGCGTACCGAAGGAGACAGAAACTAAAAAGCGGTGATTTTGCTGATGAAAATTCTGCAACAACTGAATCAGACATAGAGGAGACCCTAAATAGGCTTGTTACTCAGCTCAAGAAGTCACCGCTGGAAGTATTTGATGCCCTCAAGAATCAAACGGTTGACCTGGTATTGACAGCACATCCAACTCAGTCGGTCAGGAGGTCGTTGCTCCAAAAACATGGCAG AATAAGGAATTGTTTAACACGACTCTATGCAAAAGACATAACTCCAGATGAGAAGCAGGAACTTGATGAGGCGCTTCAGAGAGAG ATTCAAGCTGCCTTTAGAACTGATGAAATCCGACGGGCACCTCCTACTCCACAAGATGAAATGCGTGCTGGAATGAGTTACTTTCATGAGACAATATGGAAGGGTGTACCCAAGTTCTTACGGAGGGTAGATACTGCTCTTAAGAACATTGGCATAAAAGAGCGAGTGCCTTACAATGCCCCTCTTATTCAGTTCTCTTCTTGGATGGGTGGTGATCGTGATG GGAATCCAAGAGTCACACCAGAGGTTACAAGGGATGTATGTTTGTTAGCTAGAATGATGGCTGCTAACTTGTACTATGCACAGATAGAGGATCTGATGTTTGAG TTATCTATGTGGCGCTGCAGTGACGAACTACGCGTAAAAGCTGGTCAATTACACCGTGCGTCAAAGAAAGACACAACAAAACACTATATAG AGTTCTGGAAGCAAGTTCCTCCAAGTGAACCCTATCGTGTAATACTGAGTGATGTCAGAGATAAACTGTACAATACGCGTGAGCGATCACGCCATTTATTAGCCAGTGGGTTTTCTGAAATTCCCGATGACGCAATCTTCACTGATGTTGAGCAG TTTTTGGAGCCCCTTGAGCTCTGTTACAGGTCCCTCTGTGCCTGTGGTGATCATGCTATTGCAGATGGCAATCTTCTTGACTTCTTGCGGCAAGTGTCGACATTTGGACTATCTCTTGTTAGACTAGATATCAGGCAAGAATCTGAAAGACACACTGATGTTATGGATGCCATAACTAAATACCTTGGGGTAGGATCATACCGTGAATGGTCAGAGGAGAAACGGCAAGAATGGCTACTGTCTGAGCTCAATGGAAAGAGGCCGTTATTTGGTCCTGATCTTCCCAAGACAAACGAAGTTGCTGAGGTTTTAGATACGTTCCATGTGTTAGCTGAACTTCCCTCTGATAGCTTTGGTGCGTACGTTATATCCATGGCAACAGCTCCTTCGGATGTTCTAGCAGTTGAGCTTCTGCAGCGCGAATGTCATGTGAAGACGCCACTGAGAGTTGTGCCGTTGTTTGAAAAACTAGCAGACCTGGAAGCTGCACCAGCAGCTCTCGCACGACTTTTCTCCGTTGAGTGGTACAGAAACAGAATCAATGGTAAACAAGAAGTAATGATTGGTTATTCAGATTCTGGGAAGGATGCTGGCCGTTTCTCTGCTGGCTGGCAACTGTACAAAGCTCAAGAGGAGCTTATTAAGGTTGCGAAGGCGTTTGGGGTTAAGTTGACTATGTTCCATGGACGAGGAGGAACTGTTGGAAGAGGCGGGGGTCCTACTCATCTTGCTATATTGTCACAACCTCCAGAGACAATCCATGGATCACTTCGGGTAACTGTTCAAGGTGAAGTCATCGAGCAGTCCTTTGGGGAGGAGCATTTGTGCTTCAGAACGCTTCAACGTTTTACAGCTGCTACTCTTGAACATGGTATGCATCCACCAATCTCACCAAAACCAGAGTGGCGTGATTTGATGGATGAAATGGCCGTTGTTGCCACAGAAGAATACCGATCCATTGTCTTCCAAGAACCACGATTTGTTGAATATTTCCGCCTT GCAACACCAGAGCTGGAATATGGCAGGATGAATATTGGAAGTAGGCCATCAAAACGGAAGCCAAGTGGAGGTATCGAATCGCTGCGTGCGATTCCTTGGATATTTGCTTGGACGCAGACCAGGTTCCACCTGCCAGTGTGGCTTGGTTTTGGCGCAGCATTCAAGCATGTCCTGCAGAAGGATATACGTAATCTTCAAACCCTTCAGGAGATGTACAACGGGTGGCCGTTTTTCAGGGTTACAATAGACTTGGTTGAGATGGTGTTTGCCAAGGGTGACCCTGGTATAGCGGCTCTCTATGACAAGCTGCTGGTTTCTGATGATTTATGGCCTTTTGGGGAGCGTCTTCGAGCAAACTATGAAGAAACAAAGCAGCTTCTTCTACAG GTAGCTGGGCACAAAGACCTCCTGGAAGGCGATCCGTACCTGAGGCAGAGCCTGCGGCTCCGTGATTCTTACATCACAACGCTGAATGTCTGTCAAGCCTACACACTGAAGCGTATCAGGGATCCTAGCTTCCATTCACAGCCCGGGCCTCATCTTTCCAAGGAGATCATGGAGCCCGGGAAGTCGGCTGCCGAGCTTGTGAAGCTCAACCCGACGAGCGAGTACGCCCCGGGGCTCGAGGACACTCTCATCCTGACCATGAAGGGCATCGCCGCCGGTATGCAGAACACAGGCTGA